The Megalops cyprinoides isolate fMegCyp1 chromosome 22, fMegCyp1.pri, whole genome shotgun sequence genome contains a region encoding:
- the lrrtm1 gene encoding leucine-rich repeat transmembrane neuronal protein 1 yields MEDVSLGRRGIFMLMDFLLIGLYLKWLVRKPPGLILCSLGIFLKSVPVVGGVCPRLCRCDSKLLYCEGLNLTDVPRNLSGATGLSLRENGLSELREGHFAGLAQLTWLYLDHNAVELVEETTFERLRRVKELDLSFNRIESLPNGTFRPLPNLRILDLSYNRLQALEPDLFHGLRKLTNLHLRYNALKFVPVRIFQDCRSMQFLDLGYNQLQSLARNSFAGLFKLTELHLEHNELVKVNLAHFPRLISLRTLYMRRNKATIVVSTLDWTWHFLEKIDFSGNEIEYIEPHVFESVPNLKSLQLDANRLTHIDQRILDSWTSLDSITLSGNEWECSRNVCALASWLSRFQGQRDSALLCASPDTAQGEDVLDAVYAFQLCEDPADVTTQLYTFTKDRARGHTYRGPTRNPYEPRDAEGGADGDEGDEDGEGEEEAATSSFAVTVAADDLESTMQIHKVVTGTMALIFSFLIVVLMLYVSWKCFPAGVRQMRQCLGSQRRKQKQKQTMQQMAAMSAPEYYVDYKPNHIEGALVIINEYGSCTCQQQPSRECEV; encoded by the exons ATGGAGGATGTGAGCCTTGGGCGCAGGG GGATATTCATGCTGATGGATTTCCTTCTAATTGGTCTGTACCTGAAGTGGCTGGTGAGGAAGCCCCCCGGATTGATACTGTGCTCCCTGGGAATCTTTCTGAAAAGCGTTCCTGTGGTGGGGGGCGTCTGCCCCAGGCTGTGCCGCTGCGACAGCAAGCTGCTATACTGCGAGGGGCTCAACCTGACGGACGTCCCCCGCAACCTGAGCGGCGCCACGGGCCTGTCGCTGCGTGAGAACGGTCTCTCGGAGCTGCGCGAGGGACACTTCGCCGGCCTGGCGCAGCTCACCTGGCTCTACCTGGACCACAACGCTgtggagctggtggaggagaCCACCTTCGAGAGGCTGCGCAGGGTGAAGGAGCTGGACCTCAGCTTCAACAGGATCGAGAGCCTGCCCAACGGCACTTTCCGACCCCTGCCCAACCTCCGCATCCTGGATCTATCCTACAACCGGCTGCAGGCGCTGGAGCCGGACCTTTTCCACGGCCTTAGGAAGCTAACCAATTTACACTTGCGCTACAACGCCCTCAAGTTTGTCCCCGTGCGGATCTTCCAGGACTGCAGGAGCATGCAGTTCCTGGACCTGGGCTACAACCAGCTGCAGAGCCTGGCGCGGAACTCCTTTGCCGGGTTGTTTAAGCTCACCGAGCTGCACCTGGAGCACAATGAGCTGGTGAAAGTCAACCTGGCCCACTTCCCCCGCCTCATCTCCCTGCGCACGCTCTACATGCGCAGGAACAAGGCCACCATCGTGGTCAGCACGCTGGACTGGACCTGGCACTTCCTGGAAAAGATCGACTTCTCCGGCAACGAGATCGAGTACATCGAGCCGCACGTCTTCGAGAGCGTGCCCAACCTCAAGTCCCTGCAGCTGGACGCCAACAGGCTGACCCACATCGACCAGCGCATCCTGGACTCGTGGACTTCCCTCGACAGCATCACCCTGTCGGGGAACGAGTGGGAGTGCAGCCGAAACGTCTGCGCCCTGGCGTCCTGGCTGAGCCGCTTCCAGGGCCAGCGGGACAGCGCCCTGCTGTGCGCCAGCCCGGATACCGCCCAGGGCGAGGACGTCCTGGATGCCGTCTACGCCTTCCAGCTGTGCGAGGATCCGGCCGACGTCACCACGCAGCTCTACACCTTCACCAAGGACAGGGCCAGGGGGCACACCTACCGGGGGCCCACCCGAAACCCCTACGAGCCGCGGGACGCGGAAGGAGGGGCGGACGGGGACGAGGGCGACGAGGACggcgagggggaggaggaggcggccaCCAGCTCCTTCGCGGTGACGGTGGCGGCCGACGACCTGGAGAGCACCATGCAGATCCACAAGGTGGTGACGGGCACCATGGCGCTCATCTTCTCCTTCCTGATCGTGGTGCTGATGCTCTACGTCTCCTGGAAGTGCTTCCCGGCGGGCGTCAGGCAGATGCGACAGTGCCTGGGCAGCCAGCGGCGCAAGCAGAAACAGAAGCAGACCATGCAGCAGATGGCGGCCATGTCCGCGCCGGAGTACTACGTCGACTACAAGCCCAACCACATCGAGGGCGCCCTGGTCATCATCAACGAGTACGGCTCCTGCACCTGCCAGCAGCAGCCGTCCCGGGAGTGCGAGGTGTGA